GCCCGCATCGTGCTGATGACCAACGACATCAACATCGACACCATGAGCCGCTGCTTCGCCGCAGGGCTCGATGGCTATCTTCTGGAGGATATCTCACAGCAATCCCTGGCAGACAGCCTGCGGCTTCTGCGTCTCGGCGAGAAGGTATTCCCGTCGCGCCTAGCCTCCATCATCGTCGACTACTCCCGGCAGCTTGTCGAACCGCAGATCTGCATGGAGCGGATTCGGGCGCACAATCTGTCGGATCGCGAGGCGCAGGTGCTGCGCTGTCTGGTGAATGGAGACTCGAACAAACTGATCGCGCGAAGGCTCGAGATCACCGAGTCCACCGTAAAGGTTCACCTCAAGTCGATCCTCAAGAAAACCGACGCCGGCAACCGCACGCAGGCGGCGATCTGGGCACTTAAGCGCAGCAGCGGTCCGGACAGCTCCAAAGGACTCGCGGCGGCGTCTCTCGCCGCCGAATAGAGGAGATCTTCGGATCTTCGAAGAGTCGCCGGATCGTTCCGCGATCCGGCGACGTCGCTCGCTTGCTGGATAGAGCTGACAGTTTGGGCTGCGAAGCCGAGATGTGCCGTCAAACCGGTAGGTGCGGTCTCTCGGGGGCCATTGCGTCACGGCCGAGACGCACCGAGAAGGCCATGACGGCCGCCTGGGTCCGGTTCGAGAGACCCAGGTGCCTGATGATATCATGCACAGTCTTCTTCACGGCGGCTTCCGACAGGCGCAACTGCCGGGCGATCTCCCGATTGCTATGGCCGCCGGCCAGTTGGCCGAGAACCTTGATCTGATCGATGGAAAGAGCAAGCACCGCCTGCCGTCGCCGCAGAGAGTGGCGCTGCGGCCCGACCAGGGAGTTCGGGGCGGTCCAGTAACCGGCTTCGGCGAGCCGAACGATCGTCGGCAGCTCCGCCAGGTCCGCCTCCAGAAAAACCCATCCGTCCGCGAGTACGGCGCCGGAGCGACCCCGAGTCCAGTCGCCGAGCGACATCAAGGCGATGATCGGCATCCGGCGCGAGAGCGCCGCGTAGTCCCGCAGGCTCAGGCGATCCAGAGACTCGAGCAGTTCGTGCCAGACGACGGCCGCATGGTAGGCCCGGCGATCGCTCCGCAGGCGTCCCAGCAGCGTGCTGGACAGGCGCGACGCGCGTTCGACCTGGACGGCGCCGAGCGCGCGCAGTCGCTCTTCGGCCAGGGTCGCCGGACTTCGGTCGGCTCCGATCAATAGCACCCGCATGTTACGCGCCACTCCCTGCTTTCTTGTTTTTCTCCGACTGACGGGCCGCAGCCTGCCAACCGGTACGTCGGCGCCGACCTCAGTTAAGCGGCCGGCCAAGCCGCCCTCCAAGTGTCTGACCGGACAGAAGCCTGCACCGGATTCGTCCGGCATGGCGCAAGTGGATAGACGCTTGCCCATTCGGCGATCCGCCGTTCGGACAGGCGGCCTCGTCCGGCGGCGATGGCGTTATCCGGTTGCGCGCGCCCACTCGACCGAACGCCCTCGATCGACGCCCGTTTGCCATCTGTCCGCCACGGCACGCCTCCGCCGATACTTGGGTTCAAGCAATTAGCGTTGCTCGCGCTTCGGGTCCGGGCCTTCGGGTCCCGGCCTTCGGAGGGAGGACGAAAGCCCCCCCCAAGCGCGAGCCGGAGATCCAGGGCAGCGGGAGGGCCAGGACATGAATAGGGCACTGGGCAAGCTCGGGACGGCCGCCGCCGTCGCAGGCGCCCTTCTGTTGGCGGGCTGCTCGACCGGCCCCTATCCGAACAACGGCGTCGAGCCGACCTTCTCGTTCCCGGTGACCGACAACCAGACCCCTTACAGCACCTGCCTGGGGACCCTCAGGGACTTGCCGGGCAACAACCTGCCGATCTTCGCGGTCGGCGAGATCGCCGACAAGACCGGTCAGATCAACTACGACGAAAACGGCCACGCGCTGACCCAGGGCTCCACGGAGATGATGATCTCCGCTCTCTACAAGACGGGCAAGGCGCGGATGGTCGAGCGCTTCGATCTGCGAATCCCGCTCGCTGAAGTGCGTCTGTCCGAACAGGGGCGACTCAATCGCCAGATCGAAGACTACGGGCAGCTCCCGGCCTCCGACTTCGTGCTGGTCGGCGCCCTGACGGAGTTGAACTACAACATCGTCAGCGAGGGTGCCCAGCTCTTCGTCAAGGGCATCGGCGGCGGCGTGCGTACGGTCGTGATCAACGTCGCGCTCGATCTGCGCGTCATCAACTCGCGCAACTTCTCTGTCCCCTACGTCACCTCTCTGCAGAAACAGATCTACGGCTTCGAAGTCGAGGCCAACATCTTCCGTTTCTTCGGAGACACCCTGGTCGAATTCGACGCCGGGCGGATCCAAAACGAACCGCTTCAGCTCGGCGTTCGCT
The window above is part of the Algihabitans albus genome. Proteins encoded here:
- a CDS encoding LuxR C-terminal-related transcriptional regulator → MGTVQTNSVVVLVSQNTLFRAGLASLLLEMELGEIVQAVSLTDLHNCGRLFEDDGQMILLIDVSGQRENAVDLVTRGRGYFENARIVLMTNDINIDTMSRCFAAGLDGYLLEDISQQSLADSLRLLRLGEKVFPSRLASIIVDYSRQLVEPQICMERIRAHNLSDREAQVLRCLVNGDSNKLIARRLEITESTVKVHLKSILKKTDAGNRTQAAIWALKRSSGPDSSKGLAAASLAAE
- a CDS encoding helix-turn-helix transcriptional regulator translates to MARNMRVLLIGADRSPATLAEERLRALGAVQVERASRLSSTLLGRLRSDRRAYHAAVVWHELLESLDRLSLRDYAALSRRMPIIALMSLGDWTRGRSGAVLADGWVFLEADLAELPTIVRLAEAGYWTAPNSLVGPQRHSLRRRQAVLALSIDQIKVLGQLAGGHSNREIARQLRLSEAAVKKTVHDIIRHLGLSNRTQAAVMAFSVRLGRDAMAPERPHLPV
- a CDS encoding CsgG/HfaB family protein, whose translation is MNRALGKLGTAAAVAGALLLAGCSTGPYPNNGVEPTFSFPVTDNQTPYSTCLGTLRDLPGNNLPIFAVGEIADKTGQINYDENGHALTQGSTEMMISALYKTGKARMVERFDLRIPLAEVRLSEQGRLNRQIEDYGQLPASDFVLVGALTELNYNIVSEGAQLFVKGIGGGVRTVVINVALDLRVINSRNFSVPYVTSLQKQIYGFEVEANIFRFFGDTLVEFDAGRIQNEPLQLGVRSVVEMAVYQIMTDFLGLPASDGCDLVKTDFMGEHLKRFES